CGACACCTGCATCACCATGCCGAGGATTTCCAGCGGGTTCTTGCCCATCAGCAGGCCGACCACCGCCACCAGCGCGATGCCGCCCACGCCCAGGCGCATCCCCCCGCCGCCGAAGCCGCCGCCACTCGAGGATGCGCGATCATCCTCGACGTTCTCGCTTTCGCGCATGTCATCCCAACGCACGTCTCTCTCCTTGCTGCGCAGACCCCCGGGTGTTGCACCCGGCAAACTTTGCAAAGTCTACCCGGCCTCGTGCCATCCGCGCATGCCGGCCGTCCGGAAAAATGTCTGCGCGTGCCACGGACGCCCGGATCCATCGAGACTGGCCCGATTGGCCGCGGTGCGCCAGGCCCGGCAGGAAACTTGCTGAGCGAAGCTGCCCGCGCCGTGTCATGGCGCCTCACGCACGCGTCATGCGCGACCGCCATCACATTGGCGAGACCCTTGCGTCTGCCATGCAATCACAGTCGAGTTCTCCCATGCGCCTGCCTGCTTCGCCCACTGCCCATCCGTCCGATCCGGCGGAGATGTCGGGACTTGCCGAGCCGGCGAGCGATGCCGCCGAGACGCCGGCAGCGGTAGCCGATGCGCTGCCGGGATCACGCTGGCGCCGCGCGATGCGGCGGCTGTTCTCCGGCACGTTCCTGAGCGTGGCGCCCGTGCTGATTGCCGTGGGGGGTGCCATTTACATCGGCATGGCGCATGCGCCGTGGCTGGACCACCTGATGGCCCGCACGCCCTCGGCGGCGAAGGATGCGGCCAACGTGGCGGCCACGGCGGTCAGCCCCAGCGCGGTGGGTGCGCCCGATGCGGTATCCGCCGCGCAGGATCGCATGGACGCGCGCGTGTATGCGCAGGTGCCGACCGCATCGGCCCGCACCGCGGCCCAAGCGGAGACGGCGGAGGAGGCCCCGGCGCCCGGGCGCGCGGCCGCGTCGCGGCGGCATCACCGGGCGTGGACGCGGCATGTGCGCCGGGCAGATGCGTGGGACTCGCATTGGTACGCCGGTAGCTGAAGCTTCCGGTGCGCGCGGGCGTGAAGGGGGGCGCGGAGCGGGCGCATCGCACGACCTGAGCAGGGGGCTTGGGAGCCCGCGGCGATGTGTCGGATGGGTTTGGCGCTCAGTATCCGACGGCGTGCCCGTCGCGGCGGCTGTCGCTGGCGGCCACGTAGCCGTGGTCGGCATCGTCGGACAGGCGCCAGATGAACTGGCCCGCGCCGAAATCCATGTACGGATCGGCCACCGCCTTGAGCCGGTGGCCCCGCGCCCGCAGGGCGGCGACGGTGTCGGCGTTCAGCGCGGCTTCCACGTCGAGCGTGAAATCGCGGTTGACCTTCCAGCGCGGCGCATCGCAGGCGGCCTGCGGCTGCTGGTGGTAGTCGAGCATGCGCACCAGCGTTTGCAGATGGCCTTGCGGCTGCATGTCGCCGCCCATCACGCCGAAGCTCATCACCGGCGCGCCGTCCCGCGTCAGGAACGCCGGGATGATGGTATGGAACGGCCGCTTGCCGCCTTCCACCACGTTGGCCGAGCGCGCATCCATCGAGAAGCCGACGCCCCGGTTCTGCAGGCTGATGCCGGTACCCGGCACCACCACGCCCGACCCGAAGCCCATGTAGTTGGACTGGATGAACGAGACCATCATGCCGCGCTCGTCGGCCGCGCTCAGATAGACGGTGCCGCCGGCACGCGGCATGCCGAAGCCCGGATGGCCGGCGCGGCCCATGTCGATGCGCCTGGCACGCGCGTCGAGGTAGCTGTCGTCGAGCATCTGCTCCGGCGTGACGTCCATCGCGCGCGGGTCGGCCACGTAGCGGTAGAGATCGGCGAACGCCAGCTTCATCGCCTCGATCTGCAGGTGCAGCGTATCCGCCGAATCGACCGGCAGGGCGCCGAGGTCGAAGCGCTCGAGGATGCCCAGCGCTGCGAGCGCTGCGATGCCCTGGCCGTTGGGCGGAAGCTCGTGCACGTCGTAGCCGCGGTAGCGCTGCTGGATCGGCGTGACCCATTCGGGCCGGTGGTCGCGCAGGTCTTGCGCGGTCAGCGCGCCGCCGCATGCATGCGCATGCGCGGCGATGCGCTCGGCAAGCTCGCCTTCATAGAAGTCGCGCCCGCGCGTTTCGCCGATGCGGCGCAGCGTGGCGGCCGCATCGCGCAGGAGGAATTTCTCGCCCACTTCGGGGGCGCGGCCGTGCGGCATGAAGGCCTGTGCGTAGCCGGGCTGGCCGTGCAGCTCGGGGATCGCCGCCGCCCACTTGTGCGCGACGATGGGGGCGATGGCGTGGCCGCGTTCTGCGATCTCCGCCGCCGGCTCCAGCACATCGGCGAACGGTAGCTTGCCGAAGCGTTCATGCAGGGTCGCCCAGGCCGAGACGGCGCCCGGCACCGTCACCGTGTCCCAGCCGCGCGTGGGGCGCCTGGGGTGGCCGTGGGCGTCTTCGCCGTACTTGCGGCGGAAGTAGCCGAGGCTCCAGTCCTGCGGCGCGGCGCCCGACGCATTGAGGCCGTACAGGCGGGCACCGTCCCACAGGATGGCGAAGGCATCGCTGCCCAGGCCGCACGACACCGGTTCGACGATGGTGAGCATAGCCGCCGCCGCGATCGCCGCGTCGACCGCGCTGCCGCCGGCCAGCAGCATGCGCAGTCCCGCCTGCGCCGCCAGCGGATGCGAGGTCGATACGACATTGCGCGCGAACAGCGGAATGCGCACGGTGGGATAGGGGTTCTGCCAGGCGAAGCGATGGTGGGACATGCGCGCGAGGAAAGGGAGGCGGCTCATAGATTACGTGTGATTCGGCCCATACTCGATGCGCTCGAAACCACACTTGGCACGGTCAGCGCCTAGACTTGAGGTATCTGCCACTCGGCCTGGAGGCCGCCATGAACGCAGCCATCGAACGTTGGCGCGACGAGCTCATCCTGCTCGGTCGCGTGCTGATGATGCTCCTGTTCCTGATTTCCGGCTGGGGCAAACTGACCGGTTTTTCCGCCACCGTCGGCTACATGGGGACGGTGGGCGCGCCGATGCCGATGCTCGCGGCCATCGTCGCGGTGATCATGGAGTTCGGCGTGGGCATCGCTCTGCTGATCGGCTTCTGGACCCGCCCGCTGGCGCTGCTGATGGCGCTGTTCGTGCTGGGCACCGCGCTGATCGCCCATACCTACTGGAACGTCGAGGGTGCGATGCAGACCGCCAACATGGTGCAGTTCTACAAGAACCTCAGCATCATGGGCGGCCTGATCCTGCTGTCCGTGACGGGCGCGGGCAAGTACGCGTTGCAGAAATCCTAGCGCTCAGCGCAGCGAGCGCTGGACCATCACCACCACCGCGAACACGCCGCACGCCACGGCGAACCCGCTGAACAGCTGCGTGCCGGCCAGCAGCGTGGCCTGGCGGTCGATCTCGGCCGACAGGCGCGCCAGCCGGTCGGCCGTCAGCGGGCCGGCGGCTTGCAGGTCTGCCGTGAAGCGCGTGACATGCGCGACGATCAGCGCGCGCGATTCCGCCTGCTGCGTCTGCAGCATCGTGGCCGCCAGCCCGGTGCCGACCGCCGTGGCGAACTGGCGCGCGATGTTCTTCATCTGGTAGCCATGCGCGAAGTCTTCGCGGTCGAGGTCGAGGTAGGTCATCATCGCCACCTGGATCATCACCGCGCCCGGCGTCATGCCTTCCAGGAACGACACCGGGAAGAAGGCATAGTCCGGCGCCCCCGGCATCAGGCTGGTCGCCAGCAGCAGCGCCGCGGCCGCGTAGATGCCGAAGCCGATGGCGATCACCCGGCGCTTGCGGAAGAAGAACGGCAGCCAGATCGTGAAGATCATCGCCACCACCATCGACACCGCGCCGCTGATCATCAGGAACAGCGTGGTGGTGCGAAACGTGAAGCCCAGCCCGCCCTGCGACACCGCCGGGAACAGGTACGACCAGATCCCGCTCATCAGGTAATAGATGCCGTAGAAGCCGATGCCCCACAGGTAGCGGCGGCCGTTCAGGCGCGTCAGGTCCAGCCATGGGTCCGGATGCGTGCGCAGGCGGTGCACAGCCAGCAGCAGCCCGGCCGCGCCGCCGAGCAGCAGCAGGGGAATCGCGGGCGTAGCGGTCAGCCGGTTGTAGCGCAGCTCCGACAGGCCCATCAGGAACGCCAGCGCGCCGATCGCGATCGCGCCCACGCCGATCCAGTCCAGGCGGCCCTCGGCCGGCGGCGCCTCGTGCGGCCGGCGCGCGGCGCGGGTGCGCGGCTGGTGGCGCTCCGGCGGCAGGAAGAACATCGCCAGCCAGGCCGCCGCCGCCAGCAGCAGCTCCAGCCAGAAGATCACGCGCCACTCGCTGTATTCGAGCACCTCGGCGCAGATCCAGGGCGCGATGGTGGTCAGGCCGAACAGGCCGACGCTGAACATCAGCATGGGGGCGATGCGCTCGTCGGGGTCGGTGGTCAGCTGCACCAGGATGCGCGACGCCGAGAACAGCCCGCCCGCGCCCAGCCCCTGGATGGCCCGGCCGGCGACGAGCATGTCGATGCTGTTGGACTGCGCGCACACCACGCAGCCGACGCCGAACAGCACAATGCCGATCAGCGAGAACATGCGGTAGCCGATGCGCGCCGCGATCCGTCCGATGGCCAGGTTGGCGACCACCGCCGCCACGGCATAGGCGGTGACGGCGTACAGGTACGCCTGCGGATCGGCGTGCACGCCGCCCTGGATATGCTGCCCCGCCACGGCCATCATCTGCGACGACACGAAATCGAGCCCGGTCGACAGCCCCATCGCCAGGCCGAAGGCGTGGATGCGGGCGGACGAGAAATGCGGGAATGCCCGCATCGACGCGGGCGGCAGGATTTGCAGCGACATGGGAGCCGAGCATAAACTTGGCCGCCCGCCGGATAAACGCTCAACTCTGGGAACACTGTCCAGTCATGCGAACAATGGAGTGGAACGACTGGGAGACCTTCTGCCGCGTGGTGGAGGCGGGGAGCTTCACCGCCGCCGCCGAGGCGCTGGGCATCCCCAAATCCAGCGCCAGCGCCGCCGTCTCGCGGCTGGAGGCGTCGCTGGGCGTGCGCCTGCTCACGCGCACCACGCGCCAACTGCGGCTGACCGAAGCCGGCTCGCACTTCTACGACGACATCGCGCCGCTGTTCGAGCGCCTGCGCGAAGTCCACGCTGACACGACCGCCGCCAGCGAGACCGTCTCCGGCACGCTGCGCATCGCCGCGCCGTACGAGGTCGGCGCGCAGCACCTGACCGAGCCGGTCTGCCAGACGCTGGCGCGCTTCCCCAACCTGCAGATCCAGGTGCACATCTCGTGGGAGCAGCCCGACCTGCTCGCCAGCGGCTACGACATCGTGTTCGTGATGGTGGACCAGACCCTGGCCGATTCGTCGCTGGTGGCGCGCCGCGTGGTGATGATCCCGCGCGCGCTGTATGCGGCGCCGTCCCTGCTGGCCGGGCGCGCGCCGCTCGCCGCACCCGCCGACCTGTCCGGCTGGCCGTGCCTGTCCGGCCCGGACGATGCCAGCTGGGTGTTCCGGCCGGCCGGGGCGCCCACCGCCGAGCCCTTCGAAGTGCCGATCCAGCCCCGCCTGCAGACGCTCAACGCCGAGATGCGCGCTCGCGCCGCGGTGCGCGGCCTGGGCGTGGCCCGCATGGCGCGCTCGGTGGGCGACGCGGAAGTCGAGACCGGACGCCTGGTGCGCGTGCTGTCCGACTACGAGCCGACACCGCTGCGGGTCTACGCGCTGATGCCCGCGCGCAAGCTGGTGCCGCGCAAGGTGCGGGTCTTCCTCGACGCGCTGGAGGCGCAGGGGACGGCGGCCACGCCGATGCCCGGTGCCCAGGCCTAGGCGAGGGCTTGCACCGGATGCCACAATCAACGTTTCCGGATGGTTGACCGAGGACCGCGCCGCCATGCGCCTGCGCCAGATCGAAGTGTTCCGCGCCGTGATGCTGGTCGGCACCGTCAGCGAGGCGGCCCGCATGCTGGCCGTGTCGCAGCCGGTGGTGACGCGCGTGCTGCAGCACACCGAGCTGCAGCTCGGCTTCCGCCTGTTCGACCGCACCAAGGGCCGGCTGCAGCCGACCGCCGAGGCCTTCGAGCTGTTCACCGAGGTCGAGCGGCTGTACCAGGAGGTCGAGCGCGTGCGGCGCGTCTCGGCCAACCTGCGCCACAAGGGCGCGGGGCGGCTGCGCGTGGCGGCCACGCCCAGCCTGGCGCCGAGCATCCTCGCGCCGGCGGTGCGGCATTTCTCGCAGCGCCATCCCGATACCCAGGTGCGCGTGTTCACGCACCACACCGCCGAGATCGTGCAGGGGCTGCTGTCGCAGGACATCGACGTCGGCTTCGCCTTCGCGCCGCCGGTGCATCCGGCCATTGGCACCACGCCGGTGGCGCAGGGGCGCATCCTGCTGGCCGCGCCGCGCGCCTGGGTCGATGCGGGGGCCGATGGGCCGGCGCTGCATCGCATGGTCGCCGAACGGCCCTTCATTGCGCTGGAAGACCAGATGTCGATCGGCTCGCTGGTCGGCCAGACGCTGGCGCGCAGCGGTCTCGCGCCCCGGTCGACGCTGGAGGTGCAGACGTATTCGCTGGCTCGTTCGCTGGTGGAAGAGGCGCTGGGCGTGACGATGCTGGATCAGTTCACGGCCGCCACCGGCAGCATGGACCGCATCGCCCTGTTTGCGCTGGAGCCCGCGCAGACCTTCGAGGTCCGCGCCATGCGCGCCGAGCATCACGCGCCGTCGTCGCTGGCCGACAGCCTGGTGGCGTGCTTCGCGCAGGCCGCCCGCGCGCTCTCCGACGCACTGCCCGAGCGGCTGGGGCCGGTGTCCTTCGTGCTGTCGCCCGACGGTGACGCCGGCGACGCGCCCGGCTAACTTTTCGGCGGCATCCGCGTCTAACCGGCTTTCGTTGCCTTCCCAGGAGACCGACCCGATGCGCAGACTCCCGTGTGCCGTGGTGCTCAGTGTGGCCGTGCTAGCCGGGGTGTCCGGCGAGCCGGCGCGGGCGCAATCCTCGCCCGTGCCCGGCATGTCGTCCGAAGACATGAACACGGCGCTCGATTTCGCCAAGGCCGGCATCGACAAGGCCATCGACCAGGCCCGCGCCTACGCCGCCCTGCCGATCCGCGACCCGCGCGACGTGCGCTACGCGTGCCAGGACGGCAAGTCGCTGACGGTGAAATACATGACGGTGGGCGATACGCCGCTGGCCACCATCGTGCTCGACGGCAAGACGCTGGTGTTCGCCAATGTCGTCTCCGGCTCGGGCGCGCGCTATGCCTCCGGCCGGTACGTCTGGTGGACCAAGGGCCCCACCGGCTTCCTGACCGACGAAACCCTGCCCGCCAGCCGCAGCACGGTCTATCGCGATTGCGCCGAGGCGCGCTAGGCGCGCCGGCGCATCGGATCAGATCTCCAGCAGGTCGCGCCCCACGATGATCTCGCCCTTGAAGTGCGGGCGCACGGCGTCGAGCCACGCCGCATCGTCCAGATACGGATAGCCGCCCGGCACGAAGTGCGACAGCACCAGCGTCTTCACCTTGGCCTCGGTCGCGATGCGGCCGACGTCCTCGGCGGACGTGTGGCTTGCCAGCAGGTGCTCGCGCAGCGTCTTGGCATTCGGCTCGGTGGACAACAGTTTGTCCAGCGATGGCAGGTGCATCACCTCGTGCACCAGCACGTCGGCGCCGTGGGCCAGGCGCACCAGGTTCTCGCTGGGCGCGGTATCGCCCGAGATGACGATGGAGCGGTCCGCCGCATCGAAGCGGTAGGCAAAGGCCGGCGACACCGGCGGGTGCTTGACCAGCGCGCTGGTCACCATCACGTTGGCGTCCTGCATCACCAGGCCGCCTTCGGTCAGTTCGTGCGGATGGAGCATCGGCGCCAGCGGTGGGCGGCCCTCGTCGGCGATGCGGGTGCGGATGTCGTAGTCGTACAGTTCCAGGAACCTGGCCGTCATCGCGGCCAGCGGGGGCGGGCCCCATGTATCGACCGGGCCGGTCAGGTCGGTGCCCCAGGCCAGCAGCATCAGCGCGCCGTAGTCGGCGTTGTGGTCGGAATGCTGGTGCGTGATGAAGACGTGGCGGATCGCCTTGAGCGTGAGGCCAGCGCTCACGTACTGGCGCGCGACGCCGTTGCCGCAATCCACCACGTACGACACGCCGTTGATGACGATCACCTGCGCCGGCGCCGAGCGGTTCTTCTTGGGCGTCGGCCCGCCGCCGGTGCCGAGCAGGATCAGGCGCGTGCCCTGGGGCTGCGTCGCCCGCGAGGCCAGCGGCCACACCCCGGACGACGCGGCGACGGAGCCGGCGGCCAGCGCCCCGGCCTGCCGCATCCAGCGGCGACGGTTGTTGTCGAAAGCTTGCATGCGGTGGTTTCCTCGTCCGGTCGGATGGGTTGTCGTGTCAGCGGGGCAGCGAGCCGACCTTGGTGCCGACCTTGATCCCCTTGCGGGTGAACCAGCCCTTGTTCATTTCCAGCGCGTAGAGGCCCGGCCGGGTGGGGCAGTGGTTGTCCTCGGTCTGCGGCTTCATCTCCGCGATATCCGTGATGACGCCGTTGTCGTCGATGAAGGCGATCGACAGCGGCAGGTCGGTGTTCTTCATCCAGAAGCAGTGGCGCGCCGATTCGTCGAACACGAACAGCATGCCGGCCGTGTCGGGCATCGACTTGCGGAACATCAGGCCGGTCTCGCGCGCCGGCTGCGTGGCGGCCACTTCGGTATGGACCTTGTACATGCCGATGGTCAGGTCGACGGTGGGCAGGCCGGTGTTCGGTCCGGTCGGCGTCTGCGCGAGCGCGCCGGTGGCGGCCACGGCCAGGGACAGGCCGGCAAGAAGGCGGGACAGGGTGGTCATGGGGCAGAGAGGGAGAGCCAACGAAACGTTCCATGATCGGCACTCGGCCCGCCGCCGTCAATGCGGCGGCGCGGTGCCCGGCCGCCGAAGTTGTTACGGCGTATTGGCGGCGCGGCGTTCGGCGGCGACCGTCGGTCCGGCGGGCCCCGTGGCCTGTGCCGGGCGGGCCTTGTCCGCAGCCGGGTCGGGCATCCGCGCCACGTAGCGCGCGTCGGTCAGGGTGCGCAGGAAGGCGACGATGTCGTCGATCTCGTCGTCGGTCAGCGCCGGCGCCGTGCCCGGGCGGCGGTTCATCGGCACGGCGTTCACGTTGACATTGCCCTGGTGGCGGGCGGGCACGTCGTCGAAGCGCCGGCCGCCCGGATACCACTGGGCCGGATCGGTCGAGCGCGTGGCATAGAAGGCCACGGCGTCGCGCAGCGTGCGGAATACGCCGTTGTGCATGAAGGTCTGGCGCACGGCCACGTTGCGCAGCCCGGCGGTGCGGAAATAGCCGCACCATTGGTCGGGCTCGGGCCACTTGAGCGCGCGCGCGGTGCGGCACAGGCCGAGATCGAAGTGCCGCGGATCCCGGTTGGCCGGCAGCAGCGGGTTGCGCGGCGCTGCGATGGCGTCGTAGCCGAAATCGGTGAACAGCGAGCGCTCCGGCCGCGACGACGACTCCACCATGGTGTGGCACGCCGCGCAGTTGCCCTTGTCCGGGTTGCGGAACAGCGCCAGTCCGCGCATCTCGGCCGGCGACAGCGGCGCGCGGTGGCGCAGGAACGCGTCG
The sequence above is a segment of the Ralstonia nicotianae genome. Coding sequences within it:
- a CDS encoding MFS transporter; translated protein: MSLQILPPASMRAFPHFSSARIHAFGLAMGLSTGLDFVSSQMMAVAGQHIQGGVHADPQAYLYAVTAYAVAAVVANLAIGRIAARIGYRMFSLIGIVLFGVGCVVCAQSNSIDMLVAGRAIQGLGAGGLFSASRILVQLTTDPDERIAPMLMFSVGLFGLTTIAPWICAEVLEYSEWRVIFWLELLLAAAAWLAMFFLPPERHQPRTRAARRPHEAPPAEGRLDWIGVGAIAIGALAFLMGLSELRYNRLTATPAIPLLLLGGAAGLLLAVHRLRTHPDPWLDLTRLNGRRYLWGIGFYGIYYLMSGIWSYLFPAVSQGGLGFTFRTTTLFLMISGAVSMVVAMIFTIWLPFFFRKRRVIAIGFGIYAAAALLLATSLMPGAPDYAFFPVSFLEGMTPGAVMIQVAMMTYLDLDREDFAHGYQMKNIARQFATAVGTGLAATMLQTQQAESRALIVAHVTRFTADLQAAGPLTADRLARLSAEIDRQATLLAGTQLFSGFAVACGVFAVVVMVQRSLR
- a CDS encoding LysR family transcriptional regulator — protein: MEWNDWETFCRVVEAGSFTAAAEALGIPKSSASAAVSRLEASLGVRLLTRTTRQLRLTEAGSHFYDDIAPLFERLREVHADTTAASETVSGTLRIAAPYEVGAQHLTEPVCQTLARFPNLQIQVHISWEQPDLLASGYDIVFVMVDQTLADSSLVARRVVMIPRALYAAPSLLAGRAPLAAPADLSGWPCLSGPDDASWVFRPAGAPTAEPFEVPIQPRLQTLNAEMRARAAVRGLGVARMARSVGDAEVETGRLVRVLSDYEPTPLRVYALMPARKLVPRKVRVFLDALEAQGTAATPMPGAQA
- a CDS encoding MliC family protein, with protein sequence MRRLPCAVVLSVAVLAGVSGEPARAQSSPVPGMSSEDMNTALDFAKAGIDKAIDQARAYAALPIRDPRDVRYACQDGKSLTVKYMTVGDTPLATIVLDGKTLVFANVVSGSGARYASGRYVWWTKGPTGFLTDETLPASRSTVYRDCAEAR
- a CDS encoding gamma-glutamyltransferase family protein, with product MSHHRFAWQNPYPTVRIPLFARNVVSTSHPLAAQAGLRMLLAGGSAVDAAIAAAAMLTIVEPVSCGLGSDAFAILWDGARLYGLNASGAAPQDWSLGYFRRKYGEDAHGHPRRPTRGWDTVTVPGAVSAWATLHERFGKLPFADVLEPAAEIAERGHAIAPIVAHKWAAAIPELHGQPGYAQAFMPHGRAPEVGEKFLLRDAAATLRRIGETRGRDFYEGELAERIAAHAHACGGALTAQDLRDHRPEWVTPIQQRYRGYDVHELPPNGQGIAALAALGILERFDLGALPVDSADTLHLQIEAMKLAFADLYRYVADPRAMDVTPEQMLDDSYLDARARRIDMGRAGHPGFGMPRAGGTVYLSAADERGMMVSFIQSNYMGFGSGVVVPGTGISLQNRGVGFSMDARSANVVEGGKRPFHTIIPAFLTRDGAPVMSFGVMGGDMQPQGHLQTLVRMLDYHQQPQAACDAPRWKVNRDFTLDVEAALNADTVAALRARGHRLKAVADPYMDFGAGQFIWRLSDDADHGYVAASDSRRDGHAVGY
- a CDS encoding cytochrome-c peroxidase, whose protein sequence is MSGSTIWRRVAGTAVLVAALVPGAAGAGSVGDTPRLDAVPPPAEAASFRPDPNLVALGKRVFFDPRLSEPRGTACAACHDPARAFAPTLTGEALHAGVPAGSRPGHLAPRSAPSLLYIRYLPRRYFFQDDDASFPSPFGGFFADGRADSIAEQIRGPLFSPDEMGNRSPRALLRKVAGTDLGEALARQFGAGAVRDPERMIGALGQALEAYFRSDEMAPFSSRFDAFLRHRAPLSPAEMRGLALFRNPDKGNCAACHTMVESSSRPERSLFTDFGYDAIAAPRNPLLPANRDPRHFDLGLCRTARALKWPEPDQWCGYFRTAGLRNVAVRQTFMHNGVFRTLRDAVAFYATRSTDPAQWYPGGRRFDDVPARHQGNVNVNAVPMNRRPGTAPALTDDEIDDIVAFLRTLTDARYVARMPDPAADKARPAQATGPAGPTVAAERRAANTP
- a CDS encoding DUF192 domain-containing protein yields the protein MTTLSRLLAGLSLAVAATGALAQTPTGPNTGLPTVDLTIGMYKVHTEVAATQPARETGLMFRKSMPDTAGMLFVFDESARHCFWMKNTDLPLSIAFIDDNGVITDIAEMKPQTEDNHCPTRPGLYALEMNKGWFTRKGIKVGTKVGSLPR
- a CDS encoding LysR substrate-binding domain-containing protein, with product MRLRQIEVFRAVMLVGTVSEAARMLAVSQPVVTRVLQHTELQLGFRLFDRTKGRLQPTAEAFELFTEVERLYQEVERVRRVSANLRHKGAGRLRVAATPSLAPSILAPAVRHFSQRHPDTQVRVFTHHTAEIVQGLLSQDIDVGFAFAPPVHPAIGTTPVAQGRILLAAPRAWVDAGADGPALHRMVAERPFIALEDQMSIGSLVGQTLARSGLAPRSTLEVQTYSLARSLVEEALGVTMLDQFTAATGSMDRIALFALEPAQTFEVRAMRAEHHAPSSLADSLVACFAQAARALSDALPERLGPVSFVLSPDGDAGDAPG
- a CDS encoding MBL fold metallo-hydrolase, encoding MQAFDNNRRRWMRQAGALAAGSVAASSGVWPLASRATQPQGTRLILLGTGGGPTPKKNRSAPAQVIVINGVSYVVDCGNGVARQYVSAGLTLKAIRHVFITHQHSDHNADYGALMLLAWGTDLTGPVDTWGPPPLAAMTARFLELYDYDIRTRIADEGRPPLAPMLHPHELTEGGLVMQDANVMVTSALVKHPPVSPAFAYRFDAADRSIVISGDTAPSENLVRLAHGADVLVHEVMHLPSLDKLLSTEPNAKTLREHLLASHTSAEDVGRIATEAKVKTLVLSHFVPGGYPYLDDAAWLDAVRPHFKGEIIVGRDLLEI
- a CDS encoding DoxX family protein codes for the protein MNAAIERWRDELILLGRVLMMLLFLISGWGKLTGFSATVGYMGTVGAPMPMLAAIVAVIMEFGVGIALLIGFWTRPLALLMALFVLGTALIAHTYWNVEGAMQTANMVQFYKNLSIMGGLILLSVTGAGKYALQKS